From the genome of Thunnus thynnus chromosome 1, fThuThy2.1, whole genome shotgun sequence, one region includes:
- the LOC137185552 gene encoding small EDRK-rich factor 2-like, with translation MTRGNQRELARAKNAKKQTDMGKGKRGDDGLSAAARKQRDAEIMQQKQKKADEGGKGSTKSK, from the exons ATGACCA GGGGAAACCAACGTGAGCTTGCACGCGCGAAGAATGCCAAAAAGCAGACTGATATGGGAAAAGGCAAGAGGGGCGATGATGGGCTGTCTGCAGCTGCCCGGAAGCAGAG GGATGCTGAGATAATGcaacagaagcagaaaaagGCGGATGAAGGCGGGAAAGGAAGCACCAAGTCCAAGTAA